Proteins encoded by one window of Amaranthus tricolor cultivar Red isolate AtriRed21 chromosome 4, ASM2621246v1, whole genome shotgun sequence:
- the LOC130810616 gene encoding cadmium/zinc-transporting ATPase HMA2-like isoform X3 — protein MSTDLEQPFIDPNSIQDNRKKEDDEVKLEKSYFEIMGLCCSSEIPLLEGILKPLNGVKEISVVVPTKTLMVLHDIHTISPSQIALLAVLIGVPNIIWRSIASIRNLTLNVNVIVLVAVGGTLALQDYTDAAIIVFLYNIAQWLESRASYKAMSVMSSLTSMTPLKATLAETGKQVDVTNVEIGTIIAVKAGEAIPIDGIAVEGKCEVDEKAFTGESFPVIKEIGSTVWAGTINLNGYICVITTMLAENCLVARMVNLVEEAQSRKAKIQTFIDNCAKWYIPVVVLISASIAVIPMILQTKDEMSWFHLALVVLVSACPCALVISTPVTIFCALSKAATTGLLFKGGDYLELLAKVQTVAFDKTGTITTGEFVVTHFQSLHETISIEKLLFWVSSIESKSSHPMAAALVNYAASCSIEPKPELVEEFLNFPGEGIYGMIEGEHFYIGNYRISLRAESKEYYDNERNKMEEKASGFIYRGTTLVGTFGLSDKCRSGAMEAIKDLKEAGIRTVMLTGDNHVAAQQVQYQLDGALDIVHASLLPEDKAKKIEELKKDGVVAMVGDGINDALALATTDIGISMGISGSALAMETGHVILMSNDIRKIPQAIQISKKASRKIIENVIISFSTKGLVLAFAIAGYSMLLVAVVTDVGTCLLVILNSMLLLRGFEEKKSLRSVKKNKACCEGKEEKCSKDVSKKGVKFGDVDKVKEVRKGCCETKKCCSKKSKIEESMEIKKGCEILSVGNGVSKVGCCKSALNCRDEKGGCGSSSGCTQFGANTSFDVVIV, from the exons ATGTCAACTGATCTTGAGCAACCTTTTATAGATCCAAACTCTATAcaa GATAATAGGAagaaagaagatgatgaagtgaAATTGGAGAAGAGTTATTTTGAAATAATGGGTTTATGTTGTTCATCAGAAATTCCACTACTTGAAGGAATATTGAAGCCATTAAATGGTGTTAAAGAGATTTCTGTTGTTGTTCCAACTAAGACTTTGATGGTTCTTCATGATATTCACACTATATCTCCTTCGCAAATTg CTCTTCTTGCAGTTCTCATTGGAGTTCCTAATATTATTTGGAGAAGCATTGCATCTATTCGAAATCTCACCCTCAATGTCAATGtcattgttcttgttgctg TTGGAGGAACATTAGCTTTGCAAGATTATACAGATGCAGCCATTATAGTCTTCTTGTATAACATAGCTCAGTGGCTTGAATCAAGAGCTAGTTACAAG GCTATGTCTGTTATGTCATCTCTGACAAGCATGACACCCCTGAAAGCAACACTTGCTGAAACTGGAAAACAAGTAGATGTGACAAATGTTGAAATAGGAACCATTATTGCAGTCAAAGCAGGTGAAGCTATTCCTATTGATGGTATTGCTGTTGAGGGAAAATGTGAAGTGGATGAGAAAGCCTTCACTGGTGAATCATTCCCTGTTATTAAAGAAATTGGTTCTACTGTTTGGGCTGGCACTATCAATTTAAATG GTTATATATGTGTTATAACTACAATGCTAGCTGAAAACTGCTTAGTAGCCAGAATGGTGAATCTTGTAGAAGAAGCTCAGAGTAGGAAAGCCAAAATCCAGACATTCATAGATAACTGTGCAAAATGGTACATTCCTG TTGTTGTGCTGATATCTGCCAGTATTGCTGTGATCCCTATGATCCTCCAAACTAAGGATGAAATGAGTTGGTTTCATCTTGCCTTAGTTGTGTTGGTTAGTGCGTGTCCTTGTGCACTAGTCATCTCGACTCCAGTCACGATATTTTGTGCGCTTTCGAAGGCTGCGACGACAGGGCTTCTCTTCAAAGGAGGAGATTATCTTGAGCTTCTTGCTAAAGTTCAGACTGTTGCTTTTGATAAAACTGGGACTATTACAACTGGGGAATTTGTGGTTACTCATTTTCAGTCCTTACATGAAACAATTAGCATTGAGAAGCTACTATTTTG gGTTTCAAGCATTGAGAGTAAATCAAGCCATCCAATGGCAGCTGCACTTGTCAACTATGCTGCATCCTGTTCTATTGAGCCAAAGCCTGAATTGGTGGAGGAATTTTTGAATTTTCCTGGTGAAGGGATATATGGGATGATTGAGGGTGAACATTTTTACATTGGAAATTACCGAATTTCTTTAAGGGCGGAAAGTAAAGAAT ATTATGACAATGAAAGGAATAAGATGGAAGAAAAAGCTAGTGGATTCATATACAGGGGAACTACCCTTGTTGGTACCTTTGGACTCTCTGATAAGTGTAGATCAGGAGCCATGGAAGCAATTAAAGACCTAAAAGAAGCTGGCATTAGAACAGTTATGCTCACTGGTGATAATCATGTTGCTGCTCAACAGGTGCAATATCAG CTAGATGGAGCACTAGACATAGTTCATGCTAGCCTCTTACCAGAAGACAAAGCTAAAAAAATTGAAGAACTAAAGAAAGATGGAGTAGTAGCAATGGTAGGAGATGGTATAAATGATGCACTTGCTTTAGCAACAACTGATATAGGCATATCAATGGGTATATCAGGTTCTGCATTAGCTATGGAAACAGGACATGTAATACTTATGTCTAATGACATAAGAAAAATACCACAAGCCATACAAATATCCAAGAAAGCTTCAAGAAAAATCATTGAAAATGTCATCATATCATTCTCTACAAAAGGTTTGGTTCTTGCTTTTGCCATTGCTGGCTACTCTATGCTCTTAGTTGCTGTCGTGACAGACGTGGGGACGTGCTTGCTTGTGATCTTAAATAGCATGCTTCTTCTTCGAGGATTCGAGGAAAAGAAGAGTTTGAGAAGTGTGAAGAAGAATAAGGCTTGTTGTGAAGGTAAGGAAGAGAAATGCTCAAAGGATGTTAGCAAGAAGGGGGTTAAGTTTGGAGATGTTGATAAGGTAAAGGAAGTAAGGAAAGGATGTTGTGAAACTAAGAAGTGTTGCAGTAAGAAGAGCAAGATTGAGGAGTCAATGGAGATCAAGAAAGGTTGTGAGATTTTGAGTGTGGGAAATGGGGTTAGTAAGGTTGGTTGTTGTAAGAGTGCGTTGAATTGTAGGGATGAGAAGGGTGGTTGTGGATCTTCTAGTGGGTGTACTCAATTTGGAGCAAATACTTCATTTGATGTTGTCATTGTGTAG
- the LOC130810616 gene encoding cadmium/zinc-transporting ATPase HMA2-like isoform X4, with protein sequence MSTDLEQPFIDPNSIQDNRKKEDDEVKLEKSYFEIMGLCCSSEIPLLEGILKPLNGVKEISVVVPTKTLMVLHDIHTISPSQIVLIGVPNIIWRSIASIRNLTLNVNVIVLVAVGGTLALQDYTDAAIIVFLYNIAQWLESRASYKAMSVMSSLTSMTPLKATLAETGKQVDVTNVEIGTIIAVKAGEAIPIDGIAVEGKCEVDEKAFTGESFPVIKEIGSTVWAGTINLNGYICVITTMLAENCLVARMVNLVEEAQSRKAKIQTFIDNCAKWYIPVVVLISASIAVIPMILQTKDEMSWFHLALVVLVSACPCALVISTPVTIFCALSKAATTGLLFKGGDYLELLAKVQTVAFDKTGTITTGEFVVTHFQSLHETISIEKLLFWVSSIESKSSHPMAAALVNYAASCSIEPKPELVEEFLNFPGEGIYGMIEGEHFYIGNYRISLRAESKEYYDNERNKMEEKASGFIYRGTTLVGTFGLSDKCRSGAMEAIKDLKEAGIRTVMLTGDNHVAAQQVQYQLDGALDIVHASLLPEDKAKKIEELKKDGVVAMVGDGINDALALATTDIGISMGISGSALAMETGHVILMSNDIRKIPQAIQISKKASRKIIENVIISFSTKGLVLAFAIAGYSMLLVAVVTDVGTCLLVILNSMLLLRGFEEKKSLRSVKKNKACCEGKEEKCSKDVSKKGVKFGDVDKVKEVRKGCCETKKCCSKKSKIEESMEIKKGCEILSVGNGVSKVGCCKSALNCRDEKGGCGSSSGCTQFGANTSFDVVIV encoded by the exons ATGTCAACTGATCTTGAGCAACCTTTTATAGATCCAAACTCTATAcaa GATAATAGGAagaaagaagatgatgaagtgaAATTGGAGAAGAGTTATTTTGAAATAATGGGTTTATGTTGTTCATCAGAAATTCCACTACTTGAAGGAATATTGAAGCCATTAAATGGTGTTAAAGAGATTTCTGTTGTTGTTCCAACTAAGACTTTGATGGTTCTTCATGATATTCACACTATATCTCCTTCGCAAATTg TTCTCATTGGAGTTCCTAATATTATTTGGAGAAGCATTGCATCTATTCGAAATCTCACCCTCAATGTCAATGtcattgttcttgttgctg TTGGAGGAACATTAGCTTTGCAAGATTATACAGATGCAGCCATTATAGTCTTCTTGTATAACATAGCTCAGTGGCTTGAATCAAGAGCTAGTTACAAG GCTATGTCTGTTATGTCATCTCTGACAAGCATGACACCCCTGAAAGCAACACTTGCTGAAACTGGAAAACAAGTAGATGTGACAAATGTTGAAATAGGAACCATTATTGCAGTCAAAGCAGGTGAAGCTATTCCTATTGATGGTATTGCTGTTGAGGGAAAATGTGAAGTGGATGAGAAAGCCTTCACTGGTGAATCATTCCCTGTTATTAAAGAAATTGGTTCTACTGTTTGGGCTGGCACTATCAATTTAAATG GTTATATATGTGTTATAACTACAATGCTAGCTGAAAACTGCTTAGTAGCCAGAATGGTGAATCTTGTAGAAGAAGCTCAGAGTAGGAAAGCCAAAATCCAGACATTCATAGATAACTGTGCAAAATGGTACATTCCTG TTGTTGTGCTGATATCTGCCAGTATTGCTGTGATCCCTATGATCCTCCAAACTAAGGATGAAATGAGTTGGTTTCATCTTGCCTTAGTTGTGTTGGTTAGTGCGTGTCCTTGTGCACTAGTCATCTCGACTCCAGTCACGATATTTTGTGCGCTTTCGAAGGCTGCGACGACAGGGCTTCTCTTCAAAGGAGGAGATTATCTTGAGCTTCTTGCTAAAGTTCAGACTGTTGCTTTTGATAAAACTGGGACTATTACAACTGGGGAATTTGTGGTTACTCATTTTCAGTCCTTACATGAAACAATTAGCATTGAGAAGCTACTATTTTG gGTTTCAAGCATTGAGAGTAAATCAAGCCATCCAATGGCAGCTGCACTTGTCAACTATGCTGCATCCTGTTCTATTGAGCCAAAGCCTGAATTGGTGGAGGAATTTTTGAATTTTCCTGGTGAAGGGATATATGGGATGATTGAGGGTGAACATTTTTACATTGGAAATTACCGAATTTCTTTAAGGGCGGAAAGTAAAGAAT ATTATGACAATGAAAGGAATAAGATGGAAGAAAAAGCTAGTGGATTCATATACAGGGGAACTACCCTTGTTGGTACCTTTGGACTCTCTGATAAGTGTAGATCAGGAGCCATGGAAGCAATTAAAGACCTAAAAGAAGCTGGCATTAGAACAGTTATGCTCACTGGTGATAATCATGTTGCTGCTCAACAGGTGCAATATCAG CTAGATGGAGCACTAGACATAGTTCATGCTAGCCTCTTACCAGAAGACAAAGCTAAAAAAATTGAAGAACTAAAGAAAGATGGAGTAGTAGCAATGGTAGGAGATGGTATAAATGATGCACTTGCTTTAGCAACAACTGATATAGGCATATCAATGGGTATATCAGGTTCTGCATTAGCTATGGAAACAGGACATGTAATACTTATGTCTAATGACATAAGAAAAATACCACAAGCCATACAAATATCCAAGAAAGCTTCAAGAAAAATCATTGAAAATGTCATCATATCATTCTCTACAAAAGGTTTGGTTCTTGCTTTTGCCATTGCTGGCTACTCTATGCTCTTAGTTGCTGTCGTGACAGACGTGGGGACGTGCTTGCTTGTGATCTTAAATAGCATGCTTCTTCTTCGAGGATTCGAGGAAAAGAAGAGTTTGAGAAGTGTGAAGAAGAATAAGGCTTGTTGTGAAGGTAAGGAAGAGAAATGCTCAAAGGATGTTAGCAAGAAGGGGGTTAAGTTTGGAGATGTTGATAAGGTAAAGGAAGTAAGGAAAGGATGTTGTGAAACTAAGAAGTGTTGCAGTAAGAAGAGCAAGATTGAGGAGTCAATGGAGATCAAGAAAGGTTGTGAGATTTTGAGTGTGGGAAATGGGGTTAGTAAGGTTGGTTGTTGTAAGAGTGCGTTGAATTGTAGGGATGAGAAGGGTGGTTGTGGATCTTCTAGTGGGTGTACTCAATTTGGAGCAAATACTTCATTTGATGTTGTCATTGTGTAG
- the LOC130810616 gene encoding putative inactive cadmium/zinc-transporting ATPase HMA3 isoform X2: protein MGLCCSSEIPLLEGILKPLNGVKEISVVVPTKTLMVLHDIHTISPSQIVKALNQARLEASVRPRRESNYTKKWPGKWDMVCGVLVLLSLFKYVYKPMQWLALLAVLIGVPNIIWRSIASIRNLTLNVNVIVLVAVGGTLALQDYTDAAIIVFLYNIAQWLESRASYKAMSVMSSLTSMTPLKATLAETGKQVDVTNVEIGTIIAVKAGEAIPIDGIAVEGKCEVDEKAFTGESFPVIKEIGSTVWAGTINLNGYICVITTMLAENCLVARMVNLVEEAQSRKAKIQTFIDNCAKWYIPVVVLISASIAVIPMILQTKDEMSWFHLALVVLVSACPCALVISTPVTIFCALSKAATTGLLFKGGDYLELLAKVQTVAFDKTGTITTGEFVVTHFQSLHETISIEKLLFWVSSIESKSSHPMAAALVNYAASCSIEPKPELVEEFLNFPGEGIYGMIEGEHFYIGNYRISLRAESKEYYDNERNKMEEKASGFIYRGTTLVGTFGLSDKCRSGAMEAIKDLKEAGIRTVMLTGDNHVAAQQVQYQLDGALDIVHASLLPEDKAKKIEELKKDGVVAMVGDGINDALALATTDIGISMGISGSALAMETGHVILMSNDIRKIPQAIQISKKASRKIIENVIISFSTKGLVLAFAIAGYSMLLVAVVTDVGTCLLVILNSMLLLRGFEEKKSLRSVKKNKACCEGKEEKCSKDVSKKGVKFGDVDKVKEVRKGCCETKKCCSKKSKIEESMEIKKGCEILSVGNGVSKVGCCKSALNCRDEKGGCGSSSGCTQFGANTSFDVVIV from the exons ATGGGTTTATGTTGTTCATCAGAAATTCCACTACTTGAAGGAATATTGAAGCCATTAAATGGTGTTAAAGAGATTTCTGTTGTTGTTCCAACTAAGACTTTGATGGTTCTTCATGATATTCACACTATATCTCCTTCGCAAATTg TGAAAGCATTGAATCAAGCACGGCTAGAAGCAAGTGTAAGACCACGAAGGGAAAGTAACTATACAAAAAAATGGCCAGGAAAGTGGGATATGGTTTGTGGTGTGTTGGTTTTGTTATCCTTATTCAAATATGTTTACAAACCTATGCAATGGTTAGCTCTTCTTGCAGTTCTCATTGGAGTTCCTAATATTATTTGGAGAAGCATTGCATCTATTCGAAATCTCACCCTCAATGTCAATGtcattgttcttgttgctg TTGGAGGAACATTAGCTTTGCAAGATTATACAGATGCAGCCATTATAGTCTTCTTGTATAACATAGCTCAGTGGCTTGAATCAAGAGCTAGTTACAAG GCTATGTCTGTTATGTCATCTCTGACAAGCATGACACCCCTGAAAGCAACACTTGCTGAAACTGGAAAACAAGTAGATGTGACAAATGTTGAAATAGGAACCATTATTGCAGTCAAAGCAGGTGAAGCTATTCCTATTGATGGTATTGCTGTTGAGGGAAAATGTGAAGTGGATGAGAAAGCCTTCACTGGTGAATCATTCCCTGTTATTAAAGAAATTGGTTCTACTGTTTGGGCTGGCACTATCAATTTAAATG GTTATATATGTGTTATAACTACAATGCTAGCTGAAAACTGCTTAGTAGCCAGAATGGTGAATCTTGTAGAAGAAGCTCAGAGTAGGAAAGCCAAAATCCAGACATTCATAGATAACTGTGCAAAATGGTACATTCCTG TTGTTGTGCTGATATCTGCCAGTATTGCTGTGATCCCTATGATCCTCCAAACTAAGGATGAAATGAGTTGGTTTCATCTTGCCTTAGTTGTGTTGGTTAGTGCGTGTCCTTGTGCACTAGTCATCTCGACTCCAGTCACGATATTTTGTGCGCTTTCGAAGGCTGCGACGACAGGGCTTCTCTTCAAAGGAGGAGATTATCTTGAGCTTCTTGCTAAAGTTCAGACTGTTGCTTTTGATAAAACTGGGACTATTACAACTGGGGAATTTGTGGTTACTCATTTTCAGTCCTTACATGAAACAATTAGCATTGAGAAGCTACTATTTTG gGTTTCAAGCATTGAGAGTAAATCAAGCCATCCAATGGCAGCTGCACTTGTCAACTATGCTGCATCCTGTTCTATTGAGCCAAAGCCTGAATTGGTGGAGGAATTTTTGAATTTTCCTGGTGAAGGGATATATGGGATGATTGAGGGTGAACATTTTTACATTGGAAATTACCGAATTTCTTTAAGGGCGGAAAGTAAAGAAT ATTATGACAATGAAAGGAATAAGATGGAAGAAAAAGCTAGTGGATTCATATACAGGGGAACTACCCTTGTTGGTACCTTTGGACTCTCTGATAAGTGTAGATCAGGAGCCATGGAAGCAATTAAAGACCTAAAAGAAGCTGGCATTAGAACAGTTATGCTCACTGGTGATAATCATGTTGCTGCTCAACAGGTGCAATATCAG CTAGATGGAGCACTAGACATAGTTCATGCTAGCCTCTTACCAGAAGACAAAGCTAAAAAAATTGAAGAACTAAAGAAAGATGGAGTAGTAGCAATGGTAGGAGATGGTATAAATGATGCACTTGCTTTAGCAACAACTGATATAGGCATATCAATGGGTATATCAGGTTCTGCATTAGCTATGGAAACAGGACATGTAATACTTATGTCTAATGACATAAGAAAAATACCACAAGCCATACAAATATCCAAGAAAGCTTCAAGAAAAATCATTGAAAATGTCATCATATCATTCTCTACAAAAGGTTTGGTTCTTGCTTTTGCCATTGCTGGCTACTCTATGCTCTTAGTTGCTGTCGTGACAGACGTGGGGACGTGCTTGCTTGTGATCTTAAATAGCATGCTTCTTCTTCGAGGATTCGAGGAAAAGAAGAGTTTGAGAAGTGTGAAGAAGAATAAGGCTTGTTGTGAAGGTAAGGAAGAGAAATGCTCAAAGGATGTTAGCAAGAAGGGGGTTAAGTTTGGAGATGTTGATAAGGTAAAGGAAGTAAGGAAAGGATGTTGTGAAACTAAGAAGTGTTGCAGTAAGAAGAGCAAGATTGAGGAGTCAATGGAGATCAAGAAAGGTTGTGAGATTTTGAGTGTGGGAAATGGGGTTAGTAAGGTTGGTTGTTGTAAGAGTGCGTTGAATTGTAGGGATGAGAAGGGTGGTTGTGGATCTTCTAGTGGGTGTACTCAATTTGGAGCAAATACTTCATTTGATGTTGTCATTGTGTAG
- the LOC130810616 gene encoding putative inactive cadmium/zinc-transporting ATPase HMA3 isoform X1: MSTDLEQPFIDPNSIQDNRKKEDDEVKLEKSYFEIMGLCCSSEIPLLEGILKPLNGVKEISVVVPTKTLMVLHDIHTISPSQIVKALNQARLEASVRPRRESNYTKKWPGKWDMVCGVLVLLSLFKYVYKPMQWLALLAVLIGVPNIIWRSIASIRNLTLNVNVIVLVAVGGTLALQDYTDAAIIVFLYNIAQWLESRASYKAMSVMSSLTSMTPLKATLAETGKQVDVTNVEIGTIIAVKAGEAIPIDGIAVEGKCEVDEKAFTGESFPVIKEIGSTVWAGTINLNGYICVITTMLAENCLVARMVNLVEEAQSRKAKIQTFIDNCAKWYIPVVVLISASIAVIPMILQTKDEMSWFHLALVVLVSACPCALVISTPVTIFCALSKAATTGLLFKGGDYLELLAKVQTVAFDKTGTITTGEFVVTHFQSLHETISIEKLLFWVSSIESKSSHPMAAALVNYAASCSIEPKPELVEEFLNFPGEGIYGMIEGEHFYIGNYRISLRAESKEYYDNERNKMEEKASGFIYRGTTLVGTFGLSDKCRSGAMEAIKDLKEAGIRTVMLTGDNHVAAQQVQYQLDGALDIVHASLLPEDKAKKIEELKKDGVVAMVGDGINDALALATTDIGISMGISGSALAMETGHVILMSNDIRKIPQAIQISKKASRKIIENVIISFSTKGLVLAFAIAGYSMLLVAVVTDVGTCLLVILNSMLLLRGFEEKKSLRSVKKNKACCEGKEEKCSKDVSKKGVKFGDVDKVKEVRKGCCETKKCCSKKSKIEESMEIKKGCEILSVGNGVSKVGCCKSALNCRDEKGGCGSSSGCTQFGANTSFDVVIV, from the exons ATGTCAACTGATCTTGAGCAACCTTTTATAGATCCAAACTCTATAcaa GATAATAGGAagaaagaagatgatgaagtgaAATTGGAGAAGAGTTATTTTGAAATAATGGGTTTATGTTGTTCATCAGAAATTCCACTACTTGAAGGAATATTGAAGCCATTAAATGGTGTTAAAGAGATTTCTGTTGTTGTTCCAACTAAGACTTTGATGGTTCTTCATGATATTCACACTATATCTCCTTCGCAAATTg TGAAAGCATTGAATCAAGCACGGCTAGAAGCAAGTGTAAGACCACGAAGGGAAAGTAACTATACAAAAAAATGGCCAGGAAAGTGGGATATGGTTTGTGGTGTGTTGGTTTTGTTATCCTTATTCAAATATGTTTACAAACCTATGCAATGGTTAGCTCTTCTTGCAGTTCTCATTGGAGTTCCTAATATTATTTGGAGAAGCATTGCATCTATTCGAAATCTCACCCTCAATGTCAATGtcattgttcttgttgctg TTGGAGGAACATTAGCTTTGCAAGATTATACAGATGCAGCCATTATAGTCTTCTTGTATAACATAGCTCAGTGGCTTGAATCAAGAGCTAGTTACAAG GCTATGTCTGTTATGTCATCTCTGACAAGCATGACACCCCTGAAAGCAACACTTGCTGAAACTGGAAAACAAGTAGATGTGACAAATGTTGAAATAGGAACCATTATTGCAGTCAAAGCAGGTGAAGCTATTCCTATTGATGGTATTGCTGTTGAGGGAAAATGTGAAGTGGATGAGAAAGCCTTCACTGGTGAATCATTCCCTGTTATTAAAGAAATTGGTTCTACTGTTTGGGCTGGCACTATCAATTTAAATG GTTATATATGTGTTATAACTACAATGCTAGCTGAAAACTGCTTAGTAGCCAGAATGGTGAATCTTGTAGAAGAAGCTCAGAGTAGGAAAGCCAAAATCCAGACATTCATAGATAACTGTGCAAAATGGTACATTCCTG TTGTTGTGCTGATATCTGCCAGTATTGCTGTGATCCCTATGATCCTCCAAACTAAGGATGAAATGAGTTGGTTTCATCTTGCCTTAGTTGTGTTGGTTAGTGCGTGTCCTTGTGCACTAGTCATCTCGACTCCAGTCACGATATTTTGTGCGCTTTCGAAGGCTGCGACGACAGGGCTTCTCTTCAAAGGAGGAGATTATCTTGAGCTTCTTGCTAAAGTTCAGACTGTTGCTTTTGATAAAACTGGGACTATTACAACTGGGGAATTTGTGGTTACTCATTTTCAGTCCTTACATGAAACAATTAGCATTGAGAAGCTACTATTTTG gGTTTCAAGCATTGAGAGTAAATCAAGCCATCCAATGGCAGCTGCACTTGTCAACTATGCTGCATCCTGTTCTATTGAGCCAAAGCCTGAATTGGTGGAGGAATTTTTGAATTTTCCTGGTGAAGGGATATATGGGATGATTGAGGGTGAACATTTTTACATTGGAAATTACCGAATTTCTTTAAGGGCGGAAAGTAAAGAAT ATTATGACAATGAAAGGAATAAGATGGAAGAAAAAGCTAGTGGATTCATATACAGGGGAACTACCCTTGTTGGTACCTTTGGACTCTCTGATAAGTGTAGATCAGGAGCCATGGAAGCAATTAAAGACCTAAAAGAAGCTGGCATTAGAACAGTTATGCTCACTGGTGATAATCATGTTGCTGCTCAACAGGTGCAATATCAG CTAGATGGAGCACTAGACATAGTTCATGCTAGCCTCTTACCAGAAGACAAAGCTAAAAAAATTGAAGAACTAAAGAAAGATGGAGTAGTAGCAATGGTAGGAGATGGTATAAATGATGCACTTGCTTTAGCAACAACTGATATAGGCATATCAATGGGTATATCAGGTTCTGCATTAGCTATGGAAACAGGACATGTAATACTTATGTCTAATGACATAAGAAAAATACCACAAGCCATACAAATATCCAAGAAAGCTTCAAGAAAAATCATTGAAAATGTCATCATATCATTCTCTACAAAAGGTTTGGTTCTTGCTTTTGCCATTGCTGGCTACTCTATGCTCTTAGTTGCTGTCGTGACAGACGTGGGGACGTGCTTGCTTGTGATCTTAAATAGCATGCTTCTTCTTCGAGGATTCGAGGAAAAGAAGAGTTTGAGAAGTGTGAAGAAGAATAAGGCTTGTTGTGAAGGTAAGGAAGAGAAATGCTCAAAGGATGTTAGCAAGAAGGGGGTTAAGTTTGGAGATGTTGATAAGGTAAAGGAAGTAAGGAAAGGATGTTGTGAAACTAAGAAGTGTTGCAGTAAGAAGAGCAAGATTGAGGAGTCAATGGAGATCAAGAAAGGTTGTGAGATTTTGAGTGTGGGAAATGGGGTTAGTAAGGTTGGTTGTTGTAAGAGTGCGTTGAATTGTAGGGATGAGAAGGGTGGTTGTGGATCTTCTAGTGGGTGTACTCAATTTGGAGCAAATACTTCATTTGATGTTGTCATTGTGTAG